The Phaeocystidibacter marisrubri DNA segment GTCCAGTAGAAGAAGGACTAAAAGCTTACCCTAACCCTACCACAGGGGTCTTTACGGTTGAAGCAAATCAACTTCTTCCTGGTACCTATTCTATTGAGATTTATACCATGGATGGTAGGTTGATTCATTCAGTAGAAGAAGTGACGGTAGAGAATGGAAATCTTCAAAAAGAAGTGAGCATTACTAACGTTGCTGAAGGAGCATTGAAAGTTGTTTTGAAAGGCTCTGGTTCTGTAGTTTCTAGCACTACAGTTATCTTGAACAAAGAGTAATCTAAAGACACTCATATTAGACGGGCTGTATACTTCGGTGTACAGCCCGTTTTTATTGAATTAAATTCATTGTAAATAGAAGAGGATTAACTGCAGGATAACTATCGACAATTATGAATAGAATTATTCACGACTAATATCGCATATAAAATGAACCGTTTATTATTCATCGCATTTCGTCTCTCGCTAGGGCCAGCGCGATTTGATTGAGGAAGTAAATAAGGTGTAGCTAATCAGAATGCCGGACGGTACATCTTGAGTCTAGAAGTTTCATTCATCATTTTGGTGGAGTGTTTGGAAAACTGGCAGCCTAGTTCAATTGGCTTCTTAGTTCACTCTGACTATTTTTAGCACAATAATTGCTCATCTTTACGCATGCTCGGACCCAATCTTAGTCTTCGTGCACGGATTTTTATTTCCATGCTCTTCATGATTCTAGTGAGTTTTATCCTCACCGGACTCATTTCATTGTACCACTTTCAAGAAGAAAGCAGTGAGTATCACCAGGAGCGATTGCGTCGGAAAGAGTACGCCATTGAAAGTAATATCGAATACTTCTTAGCAAGCCATCCCGCCCAACAAGTGACGGATAGTTTGCCTTCGCTCTTCAGCAATAAGATCTGTGAATTGAGTGATGTTCACAATCTGGATATCAACCTCTTTAGTCCAAGTGGAGAGCTTATCATTACCAACAATGCTTATTTATTTGACGATGGATTCTTGTCTAAAACAGTTCCATCGGAGATCTTACAGAGCATTTCAGAAGGGGAGAGAAGGTTTATTCAGCCTTCTGCCGACACCTCGGATGTAATGCTCATTTACAGTACGCTCTACAACAATGCAGGGGAACCATTGGCGATTTTAAACTTGCCTTATTTTGAGTCGTCTGATTTGCCAGAGAACGATCTCGAGTTCTTAGAAACGCTCTTCACTTTGTACATGCTCCTTTTCATTGGGGCGGCCGTTCTGGCATACTTCTTATCCAATTACATCACACATTCACTCACGGTTATTGCCAACAAAATGCGGAAGTTGCAATTGGGAAAGAATGAACCGATTTACTGGAAATCGGAGGATGAAATTGGGGAGCTAGTTTACGAGTACAACCGCATGATGAGCGAGCTAGAGCAAAACGCCATCAAGCTTGCACAAAGCGAAAGGGAAACGGCTTGGAAGGAAATGGCCAAGCAAGTGGCGCACGAAATCAAGAATCCGCTCACACCCATGCGATTGAGTGTTCAGATGTTAGAGCGCAAATTGAAAGTAGACGATCCACAGCGACTCCGTGAGTTCACTGAGGGGATGATTTCGCAAATTGATGCGCTGAGCAATATTGCCACCGCCTTTTCAAGGTTTGCTAGCATGCCAGAGATGCAGTTGGAGAAAGTGGCGCTCAAGTCGTTTCTTGAAAAGTTTAGAGCAGCGCACGAAGGCTTGAACCTCGAGCTTCCCGAAGAAGATGTTCAGGTGGCTGTAGATAAGGATCAATTCACCCGTGTATTGAACAACCTTATACTCAATGCGCAGCAGGCAATTCCGGAAGGTAGAAAGGCGTGTATTTCTTTGGGATATGAAATAGCTGAATCCACCGTTCGAGTATTTGTGAAAGACAATGGTTCGGGTATTCCGGAAGGCAGAAGAGAGAAGGTGTTTGAACCGAGCTTTACCACTAAAACGCAAGGCATGGGACTCGGATTGGCGATGGTGAAGAACATCGTGAATGGATTTGATGGAAGTATCACTTTTGAATCCGTTGTAGGAGAAGGCACCACATTTGTAGTAGAACTCCCCACTTCAAAAAACTAAAACGAACAAGATGAAAAGAGCATTGCTGACAGTTGGACTGTCGTTATTGGGTGTATTGACTTTTGCCCAAGAAGGAATTCAGGTAACCGGTAAAGTGGTTCGCTATGTAGAGTCAGATGAAATGGTGCTTAGCACTTCTATTTCTGCCACCGAGGAAACGGTTGCCGAAGCTTTCGCAGAAGGTACCAAGAAGAGCCGGGCGGTTTTGAGCTATCTTCAATCGTTGGAAGATGTGTGTGAAGTTCAAACCCAACAGATTCGATTATCAGAGAAGTTCGAATATCACAGTGGAAGACAGAGTCGCATAGGATTTATCGCAGAACAGAGAATATCTATTCGAATCAAAGATTTCGATCAGTATCCGATTATTATGGAAAAACTGATTGCACTTGGCGTAGATGGAGTGAGTAACGTTGAGTTTGTGTATTCAAAAGAAAATGAAGTAAGAGAACAGCTTCGCTTGGAGGCCATTGAAGTGGCTGTGAAAAAGGCTGAGATTGTTGCGAGTGGATTGGGGGTACAATTGGGTACGGCGCAGTCGTATTCAGAGGGGTCCTACGTCCCTCCAATGATGGAGAACGTGATGTACGAAATGAAAAGTATGGATGGAATGTCGGATGGTGGACCGGCGATCTCTCCGGCAAAAACGAAAATTGAAATGGAAGTCCATGTTCGATTTGCGATCTTAGCGGAATAATTCAGAAAACGTAAGATCACACATATGGAAGATTTAGTATTGGTTGCACGCGAAGGCAAAATTGCTACCGTTACCATCAATCGTCCCAATCAACTCAACGCCCTTAATGGCGCCACGATTGCTGCACTCAGCTCTACCATGGTCGAATTGGAATCGGATGACGATGTCCGAGTAATCATTCTAACGGGTAGCGGCGAGAAGTCTTTTGTTGCTGGGGCCGACATCAAGGAGTTTGCAAATTACTCTGTTGAGGAAGGAAAGGAATTGGCACGAAAAGGTCATGAAACGCTCTTCAACCTTATTGAAAACCTCAAGAAGCCTGTGATTGCAGCCGTGAACGGTTTTGCTCTTGGAGGCGGACTAGAGTTGGCCATGAGTTGTCATGTTCGCGTGGCATCTGACAATGCTAGAATGGGGCTTCCAGAGGTGTCTCTAGGTGTGATTCCAGGTTATGGTGGAACACAACGCCTTCCTCAACTTGTTGGTAAAGGAAAGGCCATGGAGATGATCATGACTGCAGGAATGATAAAGGCAGATGACGCTCTTCAATGGGGTT contains these protein-coding regions:
- a CDS encoding SIMPL domain-containing protein, translating into MKRALLTVGLSLLGVLTFAQEGIQVTGKVVRYVESDEMVLSTSISATEETVAEAFAEGTKKSRAVLSYLQSLEDVCEVQTQQIRLSEKFEYHSGRQSRIGFIAEQRISIRIKDFDQYPIIMEKLIALGVDGVSNVEFVYSKENEVREQLRLEAIEVAVKKAEIVASGLGVQLGTAQSYSEGSYVPPMMENVMYEMKSMDGMSDGGPAISPAKTKIEMEVHVRFAILAE
- a CDS encoding sensor histidine kinase, with translation MLGPNLSLRARIFISMLFMILVSFILTGLISLYHFQEESSEYHQERLRRKEYAIESNIEYFLASHPAQQVTDSLPSLFSNKICELSDVHNLDINLFSPSGELIITNNAYLFDDGFLSKTVPSEILQSISEGERRFIQPSADTSDVMLIYSTLYNNAGEPLAILNLPYFESSDLPENDLEFLETLFTLYMLLFIGAAVLAYFLSNYITHSLTVIANKMRKLQLGKNEPIYWKSEDEIGELVYEYNRMMSELEQNAIKLAQSERETAWKEMAKQVAHEIKNPLTPMRLSVQMLERKLKVDDPQRLREFTEGMISQIDALSNIATAFSRFASMPEMQLEKVALKSFLEKFRAAHEGLNLELPEEDVQVAVDKDQFTRVLNNLILNAQQAIPEGRKACISLGYEIAESTVRVFVKDNGSGIPEGRREKVFEPSFTTKTQGMGLGLAMVKNIVNGFDGSITFESVVGEGTTFVVELPTSKN
- a CDS encoding enoyl-CoA hydratase/isomerase family protein, with product MEDLVLVAREGKIATVTINRPNQLNALNGATIAALSSTMVELESDDDVRVIILTGSGEKSFVAGADIKEFANYSVEEGKELARKGHETLFNLIENLKKPVIAAVNGFALGGGLELAMSCHVRVASDNARMGLPEVSLGVIPGYGGTQRLPQLVGKGKAMEMIMTAGMIKADDALQWGLVNYVVSQDQLMEKCVEIASKTVANSGVAIATAMKAVNAGFQTGVNGFEAEIDAFGEAFGTDEFSEGTTAFIEKRKPEFK